From Acidimicrobiales bacterium, one genomic window encodes:
- a CDS encoding lysophospholipid acyltransferase family protein — protein MVSPNSREHGSLQKVALTALRPVFASCWRMRAIGLDNIPTSGPAILAPNHTSVIDSFFLPAVLPRRITFVGKAEYLDDWKTRRLFPALGMIPIDRSGGDAADRALETAARLLDDGELFGIYPEGTRARDGFLHKGHTGAARLSLRTGAPIVPVGILGTRTIQPPDARFPKPFRPVEVRFGRPIRPAASSEVADTRMRLRQITDELMFEIRTLTGQDYVNTYATKATGTAGAAPADPGPAMPERRSSADVLRAASA, from the coding sequence ATGGTCTCCCCGAACTCCCGTGAGCACGGATCGCTCCAGAAGGTCGCACTGACGGCGCTGCGTCCGGTCTTCGCGTCGTGCTGGCGCATGCGGGCGATCGGCCTCGACAACATCCCGACCTCGGGGCCGGCGATCCTGGCGCCGAACCACACGTCCGTCATCGACTCGTTCTTCCTCCCCGCGGTGCTGCCCCGTCGCATCACCTTCGTCGGCAAGGCCGAGTACCTCGACGACTGGAAGACCCGGCGGCTGTTCCCCGCGCTCGGCATGATCCCGATCGACCGCAGCGGCGGCGATGCCGCCGACCGGGCCCTCGAGACCGCGGCCCGCCTCCTCGACGACGGCGAGCTGTTCGGGATCTACCCCGAGGGAACCCGGGCCCGCGACGGCTTCCTGCACAAGGGCCACACCGGCGCCGCCCGCCTGTCGCTGCGCACCGGCGCCCCGATCGTGCCGGTGGGCATCCTCGGCACCCGCACGATCCAGCCACCGGACGCCCGGTTCCCGAAGCCGTTCCGTCCAGTGGAGGTCCGGTTCGGGCGGCCGATCCGGCCGGCCGCGTCGTCCGAGGTGGCCGACACCCGGATGCGGCTGCGCCAGATCACCGACGAGCTGATGTTCGAGATCCGGACCCTCACCGGTCAGGACTACGTGAACACCTACGCGACCAAGGCGACGGGCACCGCGGGCGCCGCCCCGGCCGACCCGGGGCCGGCGATGCCGGAGCGTCGTTCGTCGGCCGACGTGCTGCGGGCCGCCTCGGCGTAA
- a CDS encoding TauD/TfdA family dioxygenase yields the protein MNDSGGADIEIVPVTSSIGAEIRGVDLATCTDEELAVVQWALLEHHVVFLRGQQLDDERHEAFARRWGEPIPNPVLAEVGGAPTIGVVYNDAEHLPDHDGEGWHTDHSWASYVPDVAILRSVTAPPSGGDTMWCNVAAAHDALSAPLQVFLAGLTARHDPGERFALEMRARMPAELVDRLLEAFPGLDHPVVVRHPVTGRAGLFVNPGYTRRINDVTAGESAALLGLLFDLITHPDLVCRFRWQEGDVAIWDEHATLHRGPNDFAPHRRELRRFTVGATEPVAV from the coding sequence ATGAACGACAGCGGAGGGGCCGACATCGAGATCGTGCCCGTCACGAGCTCGATCGGCGCCGAGATCCGCGGGGTTGACCTCGCAACCTGCACCGACGAGGAGCTGGCGGTGGTGCAGTGGGCGCTGCTCGAACACCATGTGGTGTTCCTGCGGGGCCAGCAGCTCGACGACGAGCGCCACGAGGCGTTCGCCCGCCGCTGGGGCGAGCCGATCCCCAACCCGGTCCTGGCCGAGGTCGGCGGCGCCCCCACGATCGGGGTGGTCTACAACGACGCCGAACACCTCCCCGACCACGACGGCGAGGGCTGGCACACCGACCACTCGTGGGCGAGCTACGTGCCCGACGTGGCGATCCTGCGATCCGTGACCGCACCCCCGTCCGGTGGCGACACGATGTGGTGCAACGTCGCGGCCGCCCACGACGCCCTCTCGGCCCCGCTGCAGGTGTTCCTCGCGGGGCTGACCGCCCGCCACGACCCCGGCGAACGGTTCGCGCTGGAGATGCGGGCCCGGATGCCGGCCGAGCTCGTCGACCGACTGCTCGAGGCGTTCCCCGGGCTCGACCATCCCGTCGTCGTCCGCCATCCCGTGACCGGGCGGGCCGGCCTCTTCGTCAACCCGGGTTACACCCGCCGGATCAACGACGTCACCGCGGGCGAGAGCGCGGCGCTCCTCGGCCTCCTGTTCGACCTGATCACCCACCCCGACCTCGTCTGCCGCTTCCGTTGGCAGGAGGGCGACGTCGCGATCTGGGACGAACACGCCACGCTGCACCGCGGTCCCAACGACTTCGCCCCACACCGCCGCGAGCTGCGCCGCTTCACGGTGGGCGCGACCGAGCCCGTCGCCGTCTGA
- a CDS encoding hemolysin family protein: MTAGFLVAAVLLLIANAFFVAIEFALLASRVSRLQPMAKDGTDTGAAAALDAVRDLQAQLAGAQLGITMASLGLGFVAEPAIASLLESAIEAVVHLPSGVLHTISFLIALTFVVTLHMVLGEMVPKNLAIANPERVARVLAPIHAAYVALLRPMVWFLNAISNGIVRLFGYEPVDELNTALTVNEFHTLLAGAVEGGKIEGVEHELLSGALDFRARTAGSIMTPRSRMATVPRSASVAQIEALVAETGHSRVPVEGLGPSDIIGFVHSKDLLRLPPDARDDQVPLEIMRRMLIVSPDQPVRDLMRAMRRARRHVALVRSANGTLLGLVTLEDALEALVGDIRDETDTESAD; encoded by the coding sequence GCCAACGCCTTCTTCGTCGCGATCGAGTTCGCCCTGCTCGCCTCCCGGGTGTCGCGGCTCCAACCGATGGCGAAGGACGGCACCGACACCGGCGCGGCCGCCGCACTCGACGCCGTACGCGACCTCCAGGCCCAGCTCGCCGGGGCCCAGCTCGGCATCACGATGGCATCCCTCGGCCTCGGTTTCGTGGCCGAACCGGCGATCGCGAGCCTGCTCGAATCGGCGATCGAGGCGGTCGTGCACCTGCCCAGCGGGGTGCTCCACACCATCTCGTTCCTGATCGCGCTGACCTTTGTCGTCACCCTCCACATGGTGCTGGGCGAGATGGTGCCGAAGAACCTGGCGATCGCGAACCCCGAGCGGGTGGCCCGGGTCCTCGCCCCGATCCACGCGGCCTATGTCGCACTGCTGCGGCCGATGGTGTGGTTCCTCAACGCCATCTCGAACGGGATCGTCCGCCTGTTCGGCTACGAGCCGGTCGACGAGCTCAACACCGCGCTCACCGTCAACGAGTTCCACACGCTGCTCGCCGGTGCCGTCGAGGGGGGCAAGATCGAAGGGGTCGAGCACGAACTCCTGTCGGGGGCCCTCGACTTCCGGGCCCGGACCGCAGGCTCGATCATGACGCCGCGGTCGCGGATGGCCACGGTGCCGCGGTCGGCATCGGTCGCACAGATCGAGGCGCTGGTGGCCGAGACCGGCCACAGCCGGGTTCCGGTCGAGGGGCTGGGCCCGAGCGACATCATCGGGTTCGTCCACTCCAAGGACCTGCTGCGGCTCCCGCCCGACGCCCGCGACGACCAGGTCCCGCTCGAGATCATGCGTCGGATGCTGATCGTGTCCCCCGATCAGCCGGTGCGCGACCTGATGCGGGCGATGCGCCGGGCCCGGCGCCACGTCGCGTTGGTCCGGTCGGCGAACGGCACGCTGCTCGGGCTCGTGACACTCGAGGACGCCCTCGAGGCCCTCGTGGGCGACATCCGTGACGAGACCGACACCGAGTCGGCCGACTGA
- the thrS gene encoding threonine--tRNA ligase, with product MSVISVSLPDGSSRELPEGATAADLAADIGPRLAADALIAVVDGTERDLDIELTDGAVVEIVTPASARGLHTIRHSTAHVLAQAILDLYPGTQLAIGPPIEHGFYYDIELPDGQTVSDDDLERIEARMREIIEADQPFVRHELGIDEATEFFADEPFKAEIIERVRGGAASTEDAGEISGDTISYYANGDIDAPGTFRDMCTGPHVPSTGRLPHFTLRSVAGAYWRGDVSRPMLQRIYGTAWDSRKALAGHLQMLAEAEKRDHRRLAQELDLVSWPEELGPGLAVWHPKGAKIRKLMEDYSRERHEHGGYEFVVSPHIAKSVLWETSGHLDFYADGMYPPMEMDGATYYPKPMNCPFHVMVYRSSQRSYRDLPLRLFELGAVYRYELSGAIHGLMRSRGFTQDDSHIFCTRDDIDTELSSLLDFVLSVLRAFGFDDFQAKLSTRPLEKSVGDDELWDQATDGLRRALDDHGLEYVVDEGGGAFYGPKIDVDVKDAIGRSWQLSTIQLDFTLPERFGLEYIAADGSRRQPVMIHRALFGSVERFFGVLIEHYAGAFPAWLAPVQVRILPVAEVHDDYAHDVAARLRAAGFRTDVVGAVDPLGKRVRNGKVEKLPYVLVVGDDDMAAGTVGVNRRGEERPERDVTVDDFIARLGDEVAKKV from the coding sequence ATGTCCGTCATCTCCGTCAGCCTGCCCGATGGATCGAGCCGCGAACTCCCCGAGGGGGCCACCGCCGCGGATCTCGCGGCCGACATCGGGCCCCGTCTCGCCGCCGATGCACTGATCGCCGTCGTCGACGGCACGGAACGCGACCTCGACATCGAGCTCACCGACGGCGCGGTCGTCGAGATCGTCACCCCGGCCTCGGCGCGGGGCCTCCACACCATCCGTCACTCGACCGCCCACGTCCTGGCCCAGGCGATCCTCGACCTGTACCCGGGCACCCAGCTGGCCATCGGTCCGCCGATCGAGCACGGCTTCTACTACGACATCGAGCTGCCCGACGGCCAGACGGTCTCCGACGACGACCTCGAGCGGATCGAGGCGCGGATGCGCGAGATCATCGAGGCCGACCAGCCCTTCGTCCGCCACGAGCTCGGGATCGACGAGGCGACCGAGTTCTTCGCCGACGAGCCGTTCAAGGCCGAGATCATCGAACGCGTCCGCGGCGGTGCCGCGTCCACCGAGGACGCCGGTGAGATCAGCGGCGACACCATCAGCTATTACGCCAACGGCGACATCGACGCGCCCGGCACCTTCCGCGACATGTGCACCGGCCCCCACGTGCCGAGCACCGGGCGCCTGCCCCACTTCACCCTCCGGTCCGTGGCCGGTGCCTACTGGCGAGGCGACGTCTCGCGTCCGATGCTGCAACGTATCTACGGCACCGCCTGGGACTCCCGGAAGGCCCTCGCCGGTCACCTCCAGATGCTGGCCGAAGCGGAGAAGCGGGACCACCGTCGTCTGGCCCAGGAGCTCGACCTGGTCAGTTGGCCCGAGGAGCTCGGGCCCGGCCTCGCCGTGTGGCATCCGAAGGGTGCCAAGATCCGCAAGCTCATGGAGGACTACTCCCGTGAGCGTCACGAGCACGGCGGCTACGAGTTCGTCGTCTCGCCCCACATCGCGAAGTCGGTGTTGTGGGAGACCTCCGGTCATCTCGACTTCTACGCCGACGGCATGTACCCGCCCATGGAGATGGACGGGGCCACCTACTACCCGAAGCCGATGAACTGTCCGTTCCACGTGATGGTCTACCGGTCGAGCCAGCGCAGCTATCGCGACCTGCCGTTGCGGTTGTTCGAGCTCGGGGCCGTCTACCGCTACGAGCTGTCGGGCGCGATCCACGGTCTCATGCGCAGCCGCGGCTTCACCCAGGACGACAGCCACATCTTCTGCACCCGCGACGACATCGACACCGAGCTGTCGTCGCTGCTCGACTTCGTGCTGAGCGTGCTGCGGGCGTTCGGGTTCGACGACTTCCAGGCGAAGCTCTCCACCCGCCCGCTCGAGAAGTCGGTGGGCGACGACGAGCTGTGGGACCAGGCCACCGACGGCCTGCGGCGGGCGCTCGACGACCACGGCCTCGAGTACGTGGTCGACGAGGGCGGTGGCGCCTTCTACGGGCCCAAGATCGACGTCGACGTGAAGGACGCCATCGGTCGGTCGTGGCAGCTCTCGACCATCCAGCTCGACTTCACCCTGCCCGAGCGCTTCGGTCTGGAATACATCGCCGCCGACGGGTCGCGGCGGCAACCGGTGATGATCCATCGGGCGTTGTTCGGATCGGTGGAGCGGTTCTTCGGGGTGCTCATCGAGCACTACGCCGGGGCGTTCCCCGCCTGGCTGGCCCCGGTCCAGGTGCGCATCCTGCCGGTGGCAGAGGTCCACGACGACTACGCCCACGACGTCGCCGCCCGGCTGCGGGCCGCCGGATTCCGCACCGACGTGGTCGGCGCGGTCGATCCCCTCGGCAAGCGAGTCCGCAACGGCAAGGTCGAGAAGCTCCCGTACGTGCTCGTCGTCGGCGACGACGACATGGCCGCCGGCACCGTCGGGGTCAACCGACGGGGTGAGGAGCGCCCGGAGCGCGACGTCACCGTCGACGACTTCATCGCCCGGCTCGGCGACGAGGTCGCGAAGAAGGTCTGA
- the npdG gene encoding NADPH-dependent F420 reductase has translation MHIGLLGATGPAGMALAARLASVGHDVTLGSRSKYRAMEVRDSIIEAWPERDLSIDSSDNAGASEAELIVIATPWNAATETAHTVRTQLRGKIVVCMSNALSKVGREFQPLVPPRGSVSGSVQAELRDSYVAAAFHHVPAKELADLDEPVVSDILICSDHQKATVTVADLVRDIPGMRPLDAGELSNATAIEAFTAVLLQLNVRYKTRVALKLIGIDDDAV, from the coding sequence ATGCACATCGGACTCCTTGGTGCGACCGGCCCGGCGGGGATGGCGTTGGCCGCGCGGCTGGCCTCGGTCGGGCACGACGTCACCCTCGGCTCCCGCTCGAAGTACCGCGCCATGGAGGTCCGGGACTCGATCATCGAGGCGTGGCCCGAGCGGGACCTCTCGATCGACAGCAGCGACAACGCCGGCGCGTCCGAGGCCGAGCTGATCGTGATCGCGACACCGTGGAACGCGGCGACCGAGACCGCCCACACCGTGCGCACCCAGCTGCGGGGCAAGATCGTCGTCTGCATGAGCAACGCCCTGTCGAAGGTGGGACGGGAGTTCCAGCCGCTGGTGCCGCCCCGCGGCTCGGTGAGCGGCAGCGTCCAGGCCGAGCTCCGCGACAGCTACGTGGCGGCCGCGTTCCACCATGTGCCGGCCAAGGAGCTCGCCGACCTCGACGAGCCGGTCGTGTCCGACATCCTCATCTGCTCGGATCACCAGAAGGCGACCGTCACCGTGGCCGATCTGGTGCGCGACATCCCCGGCATGCGGCCGCTCGACGCCGGCGAGCTGTCGAACGCGACCGCCATCGAGGCGTTCACCGCCGTGCTCCTCCAGCTCAACGTCCGCTACAAGACCCGCGTCGCGTTGAAGTTGATCGGGATCGACGACGACGCGGTCTGA
- a CDS encoding sugar nucleotide-binding protein — MVVGGTGFLGRHVVARAAGRIAATHRRSAPTSDRAAWHRCDLADGGAAVEDLIGRLRPRAVVNAAYVQHGDDLDAVTARAPGAIAAACRRAGSRLVHVSTDVVFDGTTDRPYVESDPPSPVHDYGRAKAEAEARVLAAHPDAVVVRTSLLWGDADDPGPQVQMTAEPGITFFDDEFRNPLEVDILAAALLELTERPEIVGVLHVAGADTVDRFEFARRVCRLVGVEPEHLSGGPGSVHTARPSNCPLDSSRAASLLDTRLRGVREATS; from the coding sequence CTGGTCGTCGGGGGCACCGGGTTCCTCGGCCGCCACGTCGTGGCCCGGGCCGCCGGCCGCATCGCCGCGACCCACCGGCGCTCGGCCCCGACATCGGATCGTGCCGCCTGGCACCGGTGCGACCTCGCCGACGGCGGCGCGGCGGTCGAGGACCTGATCGGCCGCCTTCGACCCCGGGCCGTGGTCAACGCCGCCTACGTCCAGCACGGCGACGACCTCGACGCGGTGACCGCGCGGGCGCCGGGCGCGATCGCGGCGGCCTGTCGACGCGCCGGCAGCCGCCTCGTGCACGTGTCCACCGACGTCGTGTTCGACGGCACCACCGATCGTCCCTACGTCGAGAGCGATCCGCCCTCGCCGGTCCACGACTACGGGCGAGCGAAGGCCGAGGCCGAAGCCCGGGTGCTGGCCGCGCATCCCGACGCGGTGGTGGTCCGCACCAGCCTCCTCTGGGGTGACGCCGACGATCCCGGACCCCAGGTGCAGATGACGGCCGAACCCGGTATCACCTTCTTCGACGACGAGTTCCGCAACCCGCTGGAGGTCGACATCCTCGCGGCGGCGCTGCTCGAGCTGACCGAACGACCCGAGATCGTCGGCGTGCTCCACGTCGCCGGTGCCGACACCGTCGACCGATTCGAGTTCGCCCGCCGGGTCTGCCGGCTGGTCGGTGTGGAACCCGAGCACTTGAGCGGAGGTCCCGGCTCGGTGCACACTGCTCGCCCCAGCAACTGCCCGCTCGACAGCTCGCGGGCGGCATCCTTGCTCGACACGCGGCTGCGGGGCGTACGGGAGGCAACCTCATGA
- the fabI gene encoding enoyl-ACP reductase FabI produces the protein MGLLDGKKILITGVLTDASLAFGVARLAQEQGAEIVLTGAGRGLRLTQRTARKLPTEPEVFEFDVTEAGHAETLRATLEEKWGRVDGALHSIGFAPEACLGDDFLGAGWDDVKVALEISAYSLKVLADATAPLMTAGGSLVGLTFDATVAWPAYNWMGVAKAALESTNRYLARELGPRGIRCNLVAAGPIRTMAAKSIPGFARFEDVWDERAPLGWDVDDSTTVAETTVALLSDWFRGTTGSMIHVDGGYHSVGA, from the coding sequence GTGGGACTGCTGGACGGCAAGAAGATCCTGATCACCGGCGTGCTGACCGACGCGTCCCTCGCCTTCGGGGTCGCCCGGCTCGCCCAGGAGCAGGGTGCCGAGATCGTGCTGACCGGCGCGGGCCGCGGACTCCGGCTCACCCAGCGCACGGCCCGCAAGCTGCCGACCGAGCCGGAGGTCTTCGAGTTCGACGTGACCGAGGCCGGTCACGCCGAGACGCTGCGCGCCACGCTCGAGGAGAAGTGGGGTCGTGTCGACGGTGCCCTCCACTCGATCGGCTTCGCCCCCGAGGCCTGTCTGGGCGACGACTTCCTCGGCGCCGGATGGGACGACGTGAAGGTCGCGCTGGAGATCTCGGCCTATTCGCTGAAGGTCCTGGCCGACGCCACCGCCCCGCTGATGACCGCGGGTGGCTCGCTCGTGGGCCTCACCTTCGACGCGACCGTCGCCTGGCCGGCCTACAACTGGATGGGCGTGGCCAAGGCCGCGTTGGAGTCGACCAACCGGTACCTGGCCCGCGAGCTCGGACCCCGGGGGATCCGCTGCAACCTGGTCGCGGCCGGACCCATCCGAACCATGGCGGCCAAGTCGATCCCCGGCTTCGCGCGGTTCGAGGACGTGTGGGACGAGCGGGCCCCGCTCGGCTGGGACGTCGACGACTCGACGACCGTCGCGGAGACCACCGTCGCGCTGCTGTCGGACTGGTTCCGGGGCACCACCGGCTCGATGATCCACGTGGACGGCGGCTATCACTCCGTCGGCGCCTGA
- a CDS encoding cysteine--tRNA ligase, translating to MQLYDTHVGAVVPFAPGPIVTMYVCGITPYDATHIGHAATYVTYDVLQRRLRDLGHETRCVRNITDVDDDILAAAARRRVHYLDLAFGETARFDDDMAALNTIPPWSEPRATGAIPDIRGVIESILDRGLGYVVDGTVYFDTVAAPDFGSLGGLGRDRMQQLAMEWRENPSDPDKRDPLDFVMWRPSGDGEPAWESRWGPGRPGWHVECSALALRELGPTIDLHGGGVDLLYPHHECVRAQSEASTGVPFVRHWMHQSMVHLDGRKMSKSTGNLVFVHDLRDRYDPMAIRLALGAHHYRRPWQWSEQLIEDAVARLALWRTAAKGTSGEGNAAEDVLVLDEVRAHLDDDLDLPAALRVIDDAARSGTGVGAAASLLGVDLS from the coding sequence ATGCAGCTCTACGACACCCACGTGGGCGCCGTGGTGCCCTTCGCGCCGGGGCCGATCGTCACGATGTACGTCTGTGGCATCACGCCCTACGACGCGACCCACATCGGTCACGCCGCGACCTACGTGACCTACGACGTGCTCCAACGGCGCCTGCGCGACCTCGGCCACGAGACCCGATGCGTGCGCAACATCACCGATGTCGACGACGACATCCTCGCTGCGGCCGCCCGGCGCCGGGTGCACTACCTCGACCTCGCGTTCGGGGAGACCGCGCGCTTCGACGACGACATGGCGGCGCTCAACACGATCCCGCCATGGTCCGAACCGCGGGCCACCGGCGCCATCCCCGACATCAGGGGGGTGATCGAGTCGATCCTCGACCGCGGCCTCGGCTACGTGGTCGACGGCACGGTGTACTTCGACACGGTCGCCGCCCCCGACTTCGGTTCGCTCGGCGGGCTCGGACGCGACCGCATGCAGCAGCTCGCGATGGAGTGGCGCGAGAACCCGAGCGATCCCGACAAGCGTGATCCGCTCGACTTCGTGATGTGGCGCCCGTCGGGCGACGGCGAACCGGCCTGGGAGTCGCGCTGGGGTCCCGGCCGTCCGGGGTGGCACGTCGAGTGCAGCGCACTCGCGTTGCGCGAGCTCGGGCCGACCATCGACCTGCACGGCGGCGGTGTCGACCTCCTCTACCCACACCACGAGTGTGTGCGGGCCCAGAGCGAGGCGTCGACCGGAGTGCCGTTCGTCCGGCACTGGATGCACCAGTCGATGGTCCATCTCGACGGCCGGAAGATGTCGAAGTCGACCGGCAACCTCGTGTTCGTCCACGACCTGCGCGACCGCTACGACCCGATGGCGATCCGGCTCGCCCTGGGGGCTCATCACTATCGCCGGCCCTGGCAGTGGAGCGAGCAGTTGATCGAGGACGCCGTCGCCCGCCTCGCCCTGTGGCGCACCGCCGCAAAGGGAACCTCGGGGGAGGGAAACGCGGCGGAGGACGTCCTCGTCCTCGACGAGGTCCGGGCCCATCTCGACGACGACCTCGACCTGCCCGCCGCGCTGCGGGTGATCGACGACGCGGCCCGATCGGGCACCGGTGTCGGTGCCGCGGCGAGTCTGCTCGGCGTCGACCTGTCATGA